CTTTCGCAAGTTCGTGACGATCACGCTGCCGGGCGCGAAGTACGGCCTCATCAGCGCGACGATGGTCTCGTTCACGATCTGCATCAACGACTTCGGCATTCCCGTGGTGATCGGTGGACCGTACACGGTGCTGTCGACGGATATCTACAAGCTCATCATCGGCTTGCAGGACTTCAACCGCAGTGCCGTGGTGAGTCTGCTGCTGCTGTGTCCCGCACTCGTCGCGTTCGCCGTCGACTTCCTGATCCGCCGCAAGCAGCAGTCCCAACTCGGCGCGCGTTCGACGCCGTTCCAGCCGAAGCCGTCGCGCGGTTTCGACATGGCGATGCTCGCGTACTGCGCGTTCATCTGTCTGCTGATGATCGCCGTGGTCGGCATTTCCGTGTTCGCGTCGTTCGTGAAGTTCTGGCCGTATCAGATGAGCCTCGGCTTGCAGCACTACAAGATGGGCCTGATCGCAGCGGGCATTTTCGACGCGTACAAGAACAGCTTGCAGATGGCGGCGTGCGTGGCGATCGGCGGCACGGCCATCGTGTTCGGCGGCGCGTATCTCGTCGAGAAGACGCGCGGGCCGCGCTGGCTGCGCGGCTTCATCAACCTCTGCGCGATCCTGCCGATGGGCGTGCCGGGGCTCGTGCTCGGCATCAGCTACATCTTTCTGTTCAACGCGCCCGCGAATCCGCTCAATGGTCTTTACGGCACGCTCGCGCTGCTCGCCGTGGTGACGGTGGTGCATTACTACTCGTCGAGTCATCTGACGGCAGTGACGGCATTGCGGCAGATCGACAACGAATTCGAAGCGGTGTCGGCTTCGCTGAAAGTGCCTTTCTACAAGACGTTCTGGCGCGTCACAGTGCCCGTGTGTCTGCCGTCGATCCTGCAGATTGCGCGCTATCTGTTCGTCAACGGCATGACGACAGTGTCGGCTGTCGCGTTCCTCTATTCGCCCGATACGCAGCCCGCTTCGGTGGCGATCCTGAACCTCGACGACGCCGGTCAGATCGGACCGGCCGCCGCGATGGCGACGCTCGTTCTCGTCACGGCTGCATGTGCATGTCTGCTGTTCGCCGGCGTATCGCA
This genomic interval from Paraburkholderia sabiae contains the following:
- a CDS encoding putative 2-aminoethylphosphonate ABC transporter permease subunit; protein product: MSAVLIERRGGDEANAEVRQITHWHDRIAQLALLLMSAMLAMFLLVPLALVIGKCFVDADGRFIGLANFTGYLGNSAVWISTLHSVSVACTVTAIVIPMAFTFAYALTRSCMPMKNAVRTVALLPLLAPTLLSAVSFIYWFGNSGLLKPLLHGHSIYGFSGIVSSLVYAAFPHVLMILVTALSLSDGRLYEAADAMGTSRFRKFVTITLPGAKYGLISATMVSFTICINDFGIPVVIGGPYTVLSTDIYKLIIGLQDFNRSAVVSLLLLCPALVAFAVDFLIRRKQQSQLGARSTPFQPKPSRGFDMAMLAYCAFICLLMIAVVGISVFASFVKFWPYQMSLGLQHYKMGLIAAGIFDAYKNSLQMAACVAIGGTAIVFGGAYLVEKTRGPRWLRGFINLCAILPMGVPGLVLGISYIFLFNAPANPLNGLYGTLALLAVVTVVHYYSSSHLTAVTALRQIDNEFEAVSASLKVPFYKTFWRVTVPVCLPSILQIARYLFVNGMTTVSAVAFLYSPDTQPASVAILNLDDAGQIGPAAAMATLVLVTAACACLLFAGVSHGVLRRTQAWRTTRRG